Sequence from the Pyrobaculum neutrophilum V24Sta genome:
GATAAGACAGAGAATTCACGAAGGCACCCTCTGGGAGTACCTGGAAATCAAGGCGAGGGCGCATCCGACGCTGTATAGGTTCCTCAAGTCTATCGACCGCCGTCTACTGGAGGAGTACGACCCGGAGACGCATCCAGATCCACACGGCCTCTTCTTCTACTCAGACACCGCACCGCGGAGGCCGGAGCCGGCGAGACACAGGGAGAGGCTAAACAACGTAGAGCCCCTCTCTAGGAGGGCCGTCGTTATAAAGGTGGAGGAGAAGCCGTACAACCGCAACTGGCAGTACCTCTACCTGAAGAAGACGCTGGGGGACCGCGCCCACATACTCTTCTACGACCCCATCTTCGGGATTATTCCAGAGGAGATCGCTGAGGTGTACCCGCTGTCTCAAAACGAGTCAGAGGGCGAAGACGAGGAGGCTAGGGCACACGCCTATGAGTGGCTGAGGCGCTACGACCTGGTGGTGCTGTACAACGTCGATATCCCGCTGATGGGGAAAAAGGTCGTTAAGGCCAGATCTCTGGAGGAGGTAGCGCTATATATACAGCCTTGAGGTCTCCTCCCTCTTGCTCTGCTCCTCGAGCCTCCTGCGCACCTCCTCCAACTCCCTCTCCAGCTCCTCGGCCATCTGCCTAAGACCGCTGGTGTCTATCGAGATGCCGAAGAGCTTTGAGAAAAAGTCGACGGCGATGCTTGCTGCGTATGGATCCGCGGGCCTGGTGACGTCCGCATAGGGCAGAACCACAAGGGCGGGGAAGTCGAGCTCTTCGAAGAACGAGGTTAGGAGGGCGAGGGGGCCCACGATCTGGAGCCCCTGCTCAAGCACCTTGGCTCCGCCGGTAGGTAGCCCGGCTCTTCCATAGGCCGAGGTGTAGACCACGCGCAGTAGGTCGTCGCCCTTACGTAATCTGCCGTCTAGCCCCCCGAAGAGGACGGCGGTTTTAAAGCCGTTGG
This genomic interval carries:
- a CDS encoding proteasome assembly chaperone family protein, with translation MKIEFKVFKPVENYEVFITGFAGIGIVGHLATKYIARNCEVVGVVRYRGEPPVVSIEGGRLLLQNEIFSCGGGVVGVVNNYGIHEAATYDYARALAHWVAANGFKTAVLFGGLDGRLRKGDDLLRVVYTSAYGRAGLPTGGAKVLEQGLQIVGPLALLTSFFEELDFPALVVLPYADVTRPADPYAASIAVDFFSKLFGISIDTSGLRQMAEELERELEEVRRRLEEQSKREETSRLYI